From the Streptococcus sp. 29887 genome, one window contains:
- a CDS encoding DMT family transporter has translation MTEKRWGTLITLIAGIAWGLSGVSGQYLIGRGMSVQLITSMRLMVSGLVLLGLCAVTARRNLLALLKNGRALLAVCLFALFGLALNQLAYLQAIAYTNAATATVLQYLCPILVLAYTCLKDRQRPTGVEVISIVLAIVGTFFMATHGQLTELAITPLGLAWGLFSALTYALYIILPAQVIDQYGSLSVIGLGMLMGGLMVTFGLQTWQEPLQLDSGSMFGLVGIVGVGTIFAYTVFLKGVTMVGPVNASLLASIEPVASIIFAVWLVNEVFTSMDLVGMVCILLAVLLISLKDFLITEKSIG, from the coding sequence ATGACTGAAAAAAGATGGGGAACCTTGATAACCTTAATAGCAGGGATTGCCTGGGGCTTGTCAGGGGTGAGTGGACAGTATTTAATCGGACGAGGCATGTCTGTACAGTTGATTACCTCCATGCGCCTGATGGTTTCAGGTCTTGTTTTGCTCGGTCTGTGTGCTGTGACAGCTAGGAGAAATTTGCTGGCACTCTTGAAAAATGGACGCGCTTTGCTAGCGGTATGTCTTTTTGCCTTGTTTGGCCTAGCCCTCAATCAGCTGGCTTATTTACAGGCTATTGCTTATACAAATGCGGCAACGGCAACAGTTCTCCAATACCTCTGCCCTATCTTAGTGCTAGCCTATACTTGCTTGAAAGATAGGCAAAGACCGACAGGGGTTGAAGTGATTTCGATTGTCTTGGCAATTGTAGGAACCTTTTTTATGGCAACCCATGGACAGTTGACTGAACTAGCGATTACCCCGCTTGGTTTAGCTTGGGGACTTTTCTCAGCCCTGACCTATGCTCTCTATATTATCCTACCTGCCCAAGTCATTGACCAGTATGGTAGTTTGTCGGTCATTGGTCTGGGGATGTTGATGGGAGGGCTGATGGTTACTTTTGGTTTACAGACCTGGCAAGAACCCCTTCAATTAGATAGTGGAAGTATGTTTGGCTTAGTGGGGATTGTTGGTGTCGGTACCATCTTTGCCTATACAGTTTTTCTCAAAGGGGTTACCATGGTCGGCCCGGTCAATGCCAGCTTGCTAGCTTCTATTGAACCTGTTGCTTCCATTATTTTTGCAGTGTGGTTGGTTAATGAGGTTTTTACGAGCATGGATTTAGTCGGCATGGTTTGTATTCTACTAGCAGTTCTGCTGATTTCGCTAAAGGATTTTTTGATTACCGAAAAGAGTATTGGTTAA
- the gatB gene encoding Asp-tRNA(Asn)/Glu-tRNA(Gln) amidotransferase subunit GatB → MNFETIIGLEVHVELNTNSKIFSPSSAHFGEDPNANTNVIDWSFPGVLPVLNKGVVDAGIKAALALNMDIHKEMHFDRKNYFYPDNPKAYQISQFDEPIGYNGWIEIELEDGSTKKIRIERAHLEEDAGKNTHGTDGYSYVDLNRQGVPLIEIVSEADMRSPEEAYAYLTALKEIIQYTGISDVKMEEGSMRVDANISLRPYGQEKFGTKTELKNLNSFNYVRKGLQHEVERQAKILRSGGQIQQETRRYDESTGETILMRVKEGSADYRYFPEPDLPLYEIDDSWIEEVRAELPVFPKARRVHYVENLGLTAYDAGQLTSTKALSDFFEAAVAAGGDAKQVSNWLQGEVAQFLNAEGKTIEQIALTPENLVEMIALIADGTISSKIAKKVFVHLAKEGGSAKAYVEKAGLVQISDPAVLIPIIHQVFADNEAAVADFKSGKRNADKAFTGFLMKATKGQANPQVAQQLLAQELAKLLD, encoded by the coding sequence ATGAACTTTGAAACGATTATTGGTCTAGAAGTCCATGTGGAGTTGAATACCAACTCGAAAATTTTCTCACCTTCATCTGCTCATTTTGGTGAGGACCCAAATGCCAATACTAATGTGATTGACTGGTCCTTCCCAGGTGTCCTTCCAGTTCTCAACAAGGGTGTTGTGGATGCTGGTATCAAGGCAGCCTTGGCCTTGAACATGGACATTCACAAGGAAATGCACTTTGACCGGAAGAACTATTTCTATCCTGATAACCCGAAAGCCTATCAAATTTCCCAGTTTGACGAGCCAATCGGCTACAATGGTTGGATTGAGATTGAGCTAGAAGACGGTTCAACCAAGAAAATCCGTATCGAACGTGCGCATTTGGAGGAGGATGCTGGTAAGAATACCCACGGGACAGACGGCTACTCTTATGTAGACCTCAACCGTCAGGGCGTGCCATTGATTGAGATTGTATCAGAAGCCGATATGCGCTCGCCTGAAGAGGCCTATGCCTACTTGACAGCCCTTAAAGAAATCATCCAGTACACTGGTATTTCAGATGTCAAGATGGAAGAAGGTTCTATGCGCGTGGATGCTAACATCTCTCTTCGCCCCTATGGTCAGGAGAAATTTGGTACCAAGACTGAGTTGAAAAACCTCAACTCCTTCAACTATGTTCGCAAGGGCTTGCAGCATGAAGTAGAACGTCAGGCCAAAATCTTGCGTTCAGGTGGTCAAATCCAGCAGGAAACTCGCCGTTACGATGAATCTACTGGGGAAACTATTCTTATGCGGGTCAAGGAAGGTTCAGCGGACTACCGTTACTTCCCAGAGCCAGATCTACCGCTCTATGAGATTGACGATAGCTGGATTGAGGAAGTACGTGCAGAATTGCCAGTCTTTCCTAAGGCTCGCCGTGTTCACTATGTGGAAAACTTGGGCTTGACAGCATATGATGCAGGTCAATTGACATCAACCAAAGCTCTGTCTGACTTCTTTGAAGCAGCAGTGGCAGCAGGTGGCGATGCCAAACAAGTGTCCAACTGGTTGCAGGGTGAAGTAGCTCAATTCCTCAATGCTGAAGGTAAGACTATTGAGCAAATCGCTCTAACACCAGAAAACTTGGTTGAAATGATAGCCTTGATTGCAGATGGAACCATTTCATCTAAGATTGCTAAGAAAGTCTTTGTTCACCTGGCTAAGGAAGGTGGCTCTGCTAAGGCTTACGTTGAGAAGGCTGGTTTGGTACAGATTTCAGATCCAGCTGTCCTCATTCCGATTATCCACCAAGTCTTTGCGGATAATGAAGCGGCTGTAGCTGACTTCAAGTCTGGCAAACGCAATGCCGATAAGGCCTTTACAGGCTTCTTGATGAAAGCGACTAAAGGACAAGCCAACCCACAAGTTGCACAACAACTCTTGGCTCAGGAATTGGCTAAGTTGTTGGATTAA
- a CDS encoding LacI family DNA-binding transcriptional regulator has translation MVTIKDIAEKAQLSSATISRVLKNDLTLSVSQETRDRIFNLAQELGYTKHIKKQAPQQKGTIGIVQWYTESEELADLYYYSIRASIEQTASLLGYQIVRSFNDLTNPLLQEVDGIIAVGKFSSGQIAELASLSPKLIFVDSDTLTEGFSCITTDFEHSVQTVINHFHSQGLTDIGLLVGQEETTDGHQLPTDPRLTAFRDYLNTLGILQESYIYQGKFSTQSGYELMSQAIEDLGDQLPSAFFMANDTLAVGALRALQERQIAVPDRVQLITFNDTAITRQVYPALSSISVFTEEMGQEAMQLLDRIITSPHPHHPRKIKLGTQLVIRESSY, from the coding sequence ATGGTTACTATTAAAGACATCGCTGAAAAGGCTCAATTATCATCTGCCACCATTTCCCGCGTACTCAAGAACGACCTGACCCTATCCGTCAGCCAAGAAACCCGCGACCGCATTTTCAACTTGGCACAGGAATTGGGCTACACCAAACACATCAAAAAACAAGCACCTCAACAAAAGGGCACCATCGGCATTGTCCAATGGTACACTGAAAGCGAAGAGCTGGCCGACCTCTACTACTATTCCATCCGTGCCAGCATCGAGCAGACCGCTAGCCTCCTGGGCTATCAAATCGTCCGCTCCTTCAACGACCTGACCAATCCCCTCCTCCAAGAAGTGGACGGCATCATCGCGGTTGGCAAATTTTCTTCTGGGCAAATAGCAGAGCTAGCCAGCTTATCACCCAAGCTGATTTTTGTGGATTCTGATACACTGACCGAAGGATTTTCCTGCATCACGACTGACTTTGAACACTCTGTACAGACAGTTATTAACCACTTCCATTCACAAGGTCTGACAGACATTGGTCTCCTAGTTGGACAGGAAGAAACCACAGACGGCCACCAACTGCCAACAGACCCCCGCCTGACTGCCTTTCGTGACTACCTAAACACCTTGGGTATTCTCCAAGAAAGCTATATCTACCAAGGAAAATTCTCCACCCAGTCGGGCTATGAGCTGATGAGCCAGGCTATTGAGGATCTAGGCGACCAACTACCGTCAGCTTTCTTCATGGCCAATGACACCTTGGCAGTCGGTGCCCTTCGAGCCCTTCAAGAGCGTCAAATCGCAGTGCCCGATAGAGTTCAACTCATCACCTTTAACGATACAGCCATCACCCGTCAGGTCTATCCAGCCCTGTCTTCTATCAGCGTCTTCACCGAAGAAATGGGCCAGGAAGCCATGCAGCTGCTAGACCGTATCATAACTAGTCCACACCCCCACCATCCCCGTAAAATTAAGCTAGGTACTCAGCTGGTTATTCGGGAGAGTTCTTATTGA
- the gatA gene encoding Asp-tRNA(Asn)/Glu-tRNA(Gln) amidotransferase subunit GatA — MTFNNKTIDELHDLLVKKEISAVELTKATLEDIKSREGAVDAFLTITEDAALAQAVALDEKGIDANNVMAGIPLAVKDNISTKGILTTAASKMLYNYEPIFDATSVSQAYAKDMIVVGKTNMDEFAMGGSNENSAFKPTKNAWDQTKVPGGSSGGSAAAVASGQVRLSLGSDTGGSIRQPAAFNGIVGMKPTYGTVSRFGLIAFGSSLDQIGPFSQTVKENAQLLNVISGHDVKDATSTINEIADFTSKIGQDIKGMKIALPKEYMGEGIDPQVKETILKAAKHLESLGAIIEEVSLPHSKYGVAVYYIIASSEASSNLQRFDGIRYGFRAEDATNLDEIYVKTRSQGFGEEVKRRIMLGTFSLSSGYYDAYFKKAGQVRTLIIQDFEKVFADYDLILGPTAPTVAFGLDTLNHDPVAMYLADLLTIPVNLAGLPGISIPAGFVEGLPVGLQLIGPKYSEETIYQVAAAFEATTDYHKQQPVIFGGAN; from the coding sequence ATGACTTTTAACAATAAAACCATTGATGAATTGCATGATCTCCTTGTCAAGAAGGAGATTTCTGCGGTTGAGTTGACCAAGGCAACCTTGGAAGACATTAAGAGCCGTGAGGGAGCAGTGGATGCTTTCTTGACTATCACAGAAGATGCGGCCTTGGCGCAGGCGGTTGCTCTTGATGAAAAGGGAATTGACGCGAACAATGTTATGGCTGGTATTCCCTTGGCAGTTAAGGATAATATCTCTACGAAGGGGATTTTGACCACTGCTGCTTCAAAAATGCTTTATAATTATGAGCCGATTTTCGATGCGACATCAGTTTCCCAAGCCTATGCCAAGGATATGATTGTTGTTGGTAAGACCAACATGGATGAATTTGCTATGGGTGGTTCTAATGAGAACTCTGCCTTCAAACCGACCAAAAATGCTTGGGACCAGACAAAAGTTCCTGGTGGTTCATCAGGTGGCTCAGCTGCTGCTGTTGCGTCTGGTCAGGTCCGTTTGTCACTCGGTTCTGACACAGGCGGCTCCATCCGCCAGCCTGCAGCCTTTAATGGTATCGTTGGTATGAAACCGACCTATGGAACGGTGTCACGTTTTGGTTTGATTGCCTTTGGTTCATCTCTTGACCAGATTGGTCCATTTTCACAGACAGTTAAGGAAAATGCTCAATTATTGAATGTTATTTCTGGCCATGATGTCAAGGATGCGACATCAACCATCAATGAAATTGCTGACTTCACTAGCAAGATTGGTCAGGACATCAAGGGTATGAAGATTGCTCTGCCAAAAGAATACATGGGCGAAGGGATTGATCCGCAGGTTAAGGAAACTATTCTCAAGGCGGCTAAGCACTTGGAAAGCCTGGGGGCGATTATCGAGGAAGTCAGCCTGCCACATTCTAAGTATGGGGTTGCCGTTTACTACATCATTGCTTCATCAGAGGCTTCTTCTAACTTGCAACGTTTTGACGGAATCCGTTATGGTTTCCGTGCAGAAGATGCGACAAACTTGGATGAGATTTACGTGAAAACCCGTAGCCAAGGTTTTGGTGAGGAAGTTAAACGTCGTATCATGTTGGGAACATTCAGTTTATCGTCTGGTTACTACGATGCCTACTTCAAGAAGGCTGGTCAGGTGCGGACTTTAATTATCCAAGATTTTGAGAAAGTCTTTGCGGACTATGACTTGATTTTGGGGCCAACTGCTCCGACGGTTGCCTTTGGTTTGGACACGCTCAACCATGACCCTGTGGCCATGTACTTGGCGGATCTCTTGACTATTCCTGTCAACTTGGCAGGTCTTCCAGGTATTTCGATTCCTGCTGGTTTTGTAGAAGGCTTGCCTGTTGGCTTGCAGTTGATTGGTCCAAAATATTCAGAAGAAACCATTTACCAAGTGGCTGCTGCCTTTGAAGCGACAACAGACTACCACAAGCAACAACCTGTGATTTTTGGAGGTGCTAACTAA
- a CDS encoding cysteine hydrolase family protein — translation MTKALISIDYTVDFVADHGKLTAGKPAQAIAERIAQVTREAFENGDYIVFAIDGHEEGDDLHPESKLFPPHNIMGTDGRDLYGPLADFYSENKNHARVRWMDKRHYSAFSGTDLDVRLRERRVDTVVLTGVLSDICVLHTAIDAYNKGYRIEVVASAIAALTEESHQFALNHLRHVLGATIID, via the coding sequence ATGACAAAAGCATTGATTTCGATTGATTATACGGTTGATTTTGTGGCTGACCATGGCAAATTAACCGCGGGGAAACCTGCTCAGGCTATTGCTGAGCGGATTGCCCAGGTGACAAGGGAAGCCTTTGAAAATGGGGACTATATCGTTTTTGCCATTGATGGTCATGAAGAGGGGGATGACTTGCATCCTGAAAGCAAGCTCTTTCCACCTCACAATATCATGGGAACAGACGGGCGAGATTTGTATGGTCCTTTGGCGGATTTTTATAGCGAAAACAAGAATCATGCCCGTGTTCGTTGGATGGACAAGCGGCATTACTCGGCCTTTTCTGGGACGGATTTGGATGTTCGTTTGAGAGAACGTCGGGTGGATACGGTGGTCTTGACAGGTGTCCTGTCTGATATCTGTGTCCTGCATACAGCCATTGATGCCTACAATAAAGGCTATCGGATTGAGGTCGTGGCTTCTGCAATTGCCGCATTGACGGAGGAGAGCCATCAGTTTGCTCTCAACCATCTGCGCCATGTGCTTGGTGCGACCATTATAGATTAG
- a CDS encoding galactokinase, translating into MNTEQLKQAFLDVFGQEADATFFSPGRINLIGEHTDYNGGHVFPAAITLGTYGAARKRDDQVLRFYSANFEEVGVIEVDLNNLVFDKADNWTNYAKGVLKFLQEAGHVIDTGMEVFVYGNIPNGSGLSSSASLELLIGIIAEELYGLELTRLDLVKIGKQTENHFIGVNSGIMDQFAIGMGADQRAIYLDTNTLEYELVPLDLGDHVIVIMNTNKRRELADSKYNERRAECEKAVEELNAVLTIQTLGELDEWTFDQYSYLIKDENRIKRARHAVLENQRTLQARKALEEGDLATFGRLVNASHVSLEHDYEVTGLELDTLAHTAWEQEGVLGARMTGAGFGGCGIAIVHKDKVEAFTENVGKTYTEVVGYEPSFYVAEIAGGSRVLSRK; encoded by the coding sequence ATGAACACAGAACAACTCAAGCAAGCCTTTCTCGATGTGTTTGGTCAAGAGGCGGATGCGACTTTCTTCTCACCTGGGCGGATTAACCTGATTGGTGAGCATACAGACTACAACGGTGGTCATGTTTTCCCTGCGGCTATTACCTTGGGAACCTACGGGGCTGCTCGCAAACGTGATGACCAAGTTTTGCGTTTCTATTCTGCTAACTTTGAAGAAGTTGGTGTGATTGAGGTAGATTTGAACAACTTGGTTTTCGACAAGGCGGACAACTGGACCAACTATGCTAAGGGAGTTCTTAAATTCTTGCAAGAAGCAGGGCATGTCATTGATACAGGGATGGAAGTCTTTGTTTACGGAAATATTCCAAATGGTTCAGGCTTGTCATCATCAGCTTCCTTGGAACTCTTGATCGGTATTATCGCAGAAGAATTGTATGGACTTGAATTGACGCGACTTGATTTGGTGAAAATCGGCAAACAGACGGAAAATCATTTTATCGGTGTCAATTCTGGGATTATGGACCAGTTTGCAATCGGTATGGGAGCAGACCAGCGTGCCATTTATCTAGATACCAATACACTTGAATATGAATTGGTACCGCTGGATTTGGGTGACCATGTGATCGTCATCATGAACACCAACAAACGTCGTGAATTGGCGGATTCTAAGTACAACGAGCGCCGGGCAGAATGTGAAAAAGCTGTGGAAGAATTGAATGCAGTCTTGACTATTCAAACTCTAGGTGAATTGGATGAGTGGACCTTTGACCAATATAGTTACTTAATCAAAGATGAAAACCGTATCAAGCGTGCCCGCCATGCTGTCTTGGAAAACCAACGGACCTTGCAAGCTCGTAAGGCCTTGGAAGAAGGGGATTTGGCAACCTTTGGTCGTTTGGTCAATGCTTCCCATGTTTCCCTGGAGCATGATTATGAAGTGACAGGTTTAGAGTTGGACACCTTGGCCCATACCGCTTGGGAACAAGAAGGGGTTCTCGGGGCTCGGATGACAGGAGCTGGTTTCGGTGGCTGTGGCATTGCCATTGTCCACAAGGATAAGGTTGAAGCCTTCACGGAAAATGTCGGCAAGACCTACACTGAAGTGGTTGGCTATGAGCCAAGCTTCTATGTAGCGGAGATTGCTGGAGGCTCTCGCGTTTTATCTCGAAAATAG
- the gatC gene encoding Asp-tRNA(Asn)/Glu-tRNA(Gln) amidotransferase subunit GatC, giving the protein MKISEAEVRHVAKLSKLEFSDQETAEFATSLSKIVDMVELLNEVDTTGVAVTTTMADRKNVLRADIAQKGESREELFKNVPESQDNFIKVPAILDGGGDA; this is encoded by the coding sequence ATGAAGATTTCTGAAGCTGAAGTCCGTCACGTTGCCAAGCTGTCCAAGCTGGAATTTTCGGACCAGGAAACAGCGGAATTTGCGACAAGTTTGAGCAAGATTGTCGATATGGTTGAATTGCTCAATGAAGTAGATACGACAGGTGTGGCGGTAACGACAACCATGGCTGACCGTAAGAATGTCTTGCGAGCAGATATTGCCCAAAAAGGTGAGAGCCGTGAGGAGCTCTTTAAAAATGTGCCTGAATCACAAGATAACTTTATCAAGGTACCAGCTATTCTAGACGGGGGAGGAGATGCCTAA
- a CDS encoding SEC10/PgrA surface exclusion domain-containing protein — MTIIERADNLERIILPEGYYETLAQYVQAGKTGFDSELEKLGEQGLDINVYKGSEQDRKVILEDIENLPQEIREELARFAANLLNPLREQLGTVAVEVSDLALDYADSLAQSLSSSLRYHNYDSLIAIAQIKGVEPKGKDCLAFSEYREAYTLYDAKKLVYKALTWRLFDDSHADYGHAAIILGLDKEESGVEEIGFAFSKYSLDIDWLLTHMIFIPKDWILESK; from the coding sequence ATGACAATCATTGAAAGAGCTGACAACCTAGAGCGGATCATCTTGCCAGAAGGTTACTATGAAACTCTCGCTCAATATGTTCAAGCTGGGAAAACAGGTTTTGATTCGGAACTGGAAAAACTGGGTGAGCAGGGGCTAGACATCAATGTCTACAAGGGTTCTGAGCAAGATAGAAAGGTTATTCTGGAAGATATTGAGAATTTGCCACAGGAAATCCGTGAAGAGTTAGCTCGCTTTGCTGCGAACTTGCTCAATCCATTGCGGGAACAGTTGGGAACTGTAGCTGTGGAGGTCAGTGATTTAGCCCTGGATTATGCAGACAGTTTGGCTCAATCCTTGAGTAGCTCCCTCCGTTATCACAACTATGATAGTCTTATTGCTATTGCTCAAATCAAGGGTGTCGAGCCAAAAGGCAAGGACTGTCTAGCCTTTTCAGAATATCGAGAGGCTTATACGCTCTATGATGCCAAAAAATTGGTTTACAAGGCTCTAACTTGGCGTCTATTTGATGATAGTCATGCTGATTATGGTCATGCTGCAATTATTTTGGGCTTAGATAAGGAAGAATCCGGTGTTGAGGAAATTGGATTTGCCTTTTCAAAATACTCGCTGGATATTGATTGGTTGTTGACCCATATGATTTTCATTCCTAAGGATTGGATTTTAGAAAGCAAATAG
- a CDS encoding copper homeostasis protein CutC — MIKEFCSENHIDVAKAISMGAQRIELCDNLAVGGTTPSYGVINYVVRLAHENDATVMTMIRPRGGDFCYDEAEIEMMVEDCKVAKELGSDGLVFGVLTEDNWLDQVALERLFAVSQGCQIVFHMAFDQIPRQRQFEAIDWLAAHGVTRILTRGSLTGSALNNVDWLQELVSYAQGKIEILIGGGLTVDNVPELLEKIPVDQVHGTRLFW; from the coding sequence ATGATAAAAGAATTTTGTTCGGAAAATCATATAGATGTAGCAAAAGCTATCTCAATGGGTGCCCAGCGGATAGAACTTTGTGATAATTTAGCAGTTGGGGGAACGACTCCGAGCTATGGAGTGATTAACTATGTTGTTCGACTAGCTCATGAAAACGATGCGACTGTCATGACCATGATTCGCCCTCGTGGTGGTGATTTTTGCTACGATGAGGCAGAGATTGAGATGATGGTGGAAGACTGTAAGGTTGCCAAAGAACTAGGCTCAGATGGCTTAGTATTTGGTGTTTTAACAGAGGATAATTGGCTGGATCAAGTTGCTTTGGAACGCTTGTTTGCTGTGTCGCAGGGTTGCCAAATTGTTTTTCACATGGCTTTTGATCAAATCCCTCGCCAACGTCAATTTGAGGCTATTGATTGGCTGGCAGCCCATGGAGTGACACGGATTTTGACAAGAGGCAGTTTGACGGGGTCAGCCTTGAATAATGTCGATTGGTTGCAGGAGCTTGTTTCCTATGCCCAAGGTAAGATAGAAATCTTAATTGGTGGTGGCTTGACAGTGGACAATGTGCCTGAATTACTAGAAAAAATACCTGTGGATCAGGTTCATGGAACTCGTTTGTTTTGGTAG
- the galT gene encoding UDP-glucose--hexose-1-phosphate uridylyltransferase, producing MMAGLVDRFVEQVIANSDFEEMDALYLRNRVLALVGEQVLTVQTELEDLIELKEELLAHGVGTGFVGELLEEQDMVGACLMDLITPSPSQVNRDFWQTYQDSPEQAVADFYALSKRNDYIKVAAVAKNIYYQTPTDYGHLEITINLSKPEKDPKAIAAARLAEASNYPQCLLCMENEGYQGRINHPARANHRIIRLDLGKEKWGFQYSPYAYYNEHAIFLNQEHVPMVISPQTFEQLLDLLDIFPDYFVGSNSDLPISGGSILTHNHYQGGRHSFAMEKAAIERQLVFEGFESVSAGLVKWPMSVIRLSSADKPALLSLAAKILEKWRSYSDDAVQIKAETDGTPHHTITPIARKRGDVYELDLVLRDNQTSVEFPDGIYHPHPDVQHIKKENIGLIEVMGLAILPPRLKAELAEVKKYLLGQASQVAAYHQPWAESLKTAHPDATEETVEQVIRDSVGQIFARVLEDAGVYKRTPEGQAAFMRFVEFVGLAT from the coding sequence ATGATGGCTGGATTGGTGGATCGTTTTGTTGAGCAGGTTATTGCCAACAGTGATTTTGAGGAAATGGATGCCCTTTACCTACGCAATCGGGTCTTGGCTCTGGTGGGAGAGCAAGTTTTGACTGTCCAAACGGAGTTAGAGGACTTGATTGAACTCAAGGAAGAATTATTGGCTCACGGGGTTGGAACTGGTTTTGTTGGAGAATTATTGGAAGAACAGGACATGGTTGGGGCTTGTTTGATGGACTTAATCACGCCAAGTCCTAGTCAGGTCAATCGTGATTTTTGGCAGACCTACCAGGACAGTCCAGAGCAGGCTGTGGCAGATTTCTATGCCTTGAGCAAGCGTAATGACTACATCAAGGTGGCTGCTGTTGCGAAAAATATCTACTATCAGACACCGACAGACTACGGCCACCTAGAAATTACCATCAACCTGTCCAAACCTGAGAAGGATCCCAAAGCCATTGCGGCAGCCCGTTTAGCAGAAGCTTCTAATTACCCTCAGTGCCTGCTTTGTATGGAAAACGAGGGCTATCAAGGTCGGATTAATCATCCAGCACGCGCCAACCACCGCATTATTCGCTTAGATCTTGGCAAGGAAAAGTGGGGCTTCCAGTATTCGCCTTATGCCTACTACAATGAACATGCTATTTTCTTGAACCAAGAGCATGTTCCAATGGTTATCAGTCCCCAAACCTTTGAACAGCTGTTGGACTTGCTGGACATCTTTCCAGATTATTTTGTCGGATCCAACTCAGACCTCCCCATCTCGGGTGGCTCCATCTTGACCCATAATCACTATCAAGGTGGGCGGCATAGTTTTGCCATGGAAAAGGCAGCGATAGAACGCCAGCTGGTCTTTGAGGGCTTTGAGTCCGTATCTGCTGGCCTTGTCAAGTGGCCTATGTCGGTTATTCGTTTGAGCTCGGCAGATAAGCCAGCGCTATTGAGCCTGGCGGCTAAGATTTTGGAAAAATGGCGGAGCTACTCAGATGATGCCGTTCAGATTAAGGCTGAAACGGATGGAACGCCCCATCATACCATTACCCCGATTGCTCGGAAACGAGGAGATGTGTACGAGTTGGATTTAGTTCTCCGCGACAATCAGACCTCGGTAGAATTTCCAGACGGTATCTACCATCCACACCCAGATGTCCAACATATCAAGAAAGAAAACATTGGCTTGATTGAGGTCATGGGCTTGGCGATTTTGCCTCCACGTTTGAAGGCGGAATTGGCTGAAGTCAAGAAATACTTACTGGGTCAAGCTAGTCAGGTGGCAGCCTATCATCAACCTTGGGCGGAAAGCCTGAAAACAGCTCACCCAGATGCGACGGAAGAAACCGTCGAACAAGTTATTCGAGATTCCGTCGGACAAATTTTTGCCCGTGTCCTAGAAGATGCAGGTGTCTATAAACGAACTCCAGAAGGTCAGGCGGCCTTTATGCGCTTTGTGGAATTTGTCGGTTTAGCAACCTAA
- a CDS encoding YqeG family HAD IIIA-type phosphatase, with product MTLENYMPDFALEKAYDVTVDSLKKQGIKVVFVDLDNTLIAWNNPDGTPEMRQWLQDLQAAGIPVVVVSNNKYERVKRAVAPFGIEFEAFALKPFTFGINRALKRFDVQPHEVVMIGDQLMTDIRAAKRAGLKSVLVKPLIQTDSINTQINRWRERRTMKKIIAKYGAIDYKREM from the coding sequence GTGACGTTAGAAAATTATATGCCAGATTTTGCCTTGGAAAAGGCCTATGATGTGACAGTTGATAGTTTGAAAAAACAGGGTATCAAGGTAGTCTTTGTCGATTTGGACAATACCTTGATTGCTTGGAATAATCCCGATGGTACGCCAGAGATGCGCCAGTGGTTACAGGATTTACAGGCCGCAGGCATTCCCGTTGTGGTGGTTTCCAACAACAAATACGAGCGGGTCAAGCGAGCAGTTGCACCTTTTGGGATTGAATTTGAAGCCTTTGCGCTCAAGCCTTTCACCTTTGGGATTAACCGCGCCTTAAAACGCTTTGATGTTCAGCCACATGAGGTGGTTATGATTGGGGATCAGTTGATGACAGACATTCGGGCTGCTAAGCGAGCTGGGCTCAAGTCTGTGCTGGTCAAACCCTTGATTCAGACGGACTCTATCAATACGCAGATTAACCGTTGGCGTGAGCGGCGGACCATGAAAAAAATCATCGCTAAGTATGGAGCGATAGATTACAAGAGGGAGATGTAA